A section of the Devosia rhizoryzae genome encodes:
- a CDS encoding sugar-binding transcriptional regulator translates to MPLRPADQLIHKAAWLYYTHGLRQDEVAQRLNLSRASVATYLRKARETGIVTISTSSQLYTDEALARRLEDAIGLDAVWIVPEDREALDPSAEMPVVAATVFQELARSGDRIAIAWGRTVYHIADVMPYADRQNVTVVQLCGNLGAPYSYRPDQCTTEIARRLNAEGINFYAPLVLSSERLAEELRAEPVILEQLKSIATCQLALYSVGGIEADSHLVRCGALTAAEMADMGEAGAAGVIAGQLIDAEGQLVDCDYNRRCISADLDSIRAIPKRLMVVEEANKFEPLVAAIKGRLVSHLVVTTSMAQRLLSRWEGAPA, encoded by the coding sequence ATGCCTTTACGTCCAGCTGACCAGTTGATCCATAAAGCAGCCTGGCTTTATTACACGCATGGCCTGCGCCAGGATGAGGTCGCACAACGGCTCAACCTGTCGCGTGCGTCGGTCGCGACCTATCTGCGCAAGGCCCGCGAAACTGGCATCGTTACCATCTCCACCTCGTCCCAGCTTTATACCGACGAGGCCTTGGCGCGCCGGCTCGAAGATGCAATCGGGCTCGATGCCGTGTGGATCGTGCCCGAGGATCGGGAAGCGCTCGACCCTTCGGCTGAGATGCCCGTCGTGGCGGCCACGGTGTTTCAGGAGCTGGCGCGGAGCGGCGACCGCATTGCCATCGCCTGGGGTCGCACTGTCTACCACATCGCCGACGTCATGCCTTATGCCGATCGGCAGAACGTCACGGTGGTGCAGCTATGCGGCAATCTCGGCGCACCCTATAGCTATCGGCCCGACCAGTGCACGACCGAAATCGCCCGGCGCCTCAATGCCGAGGGCATCAACTTCTATGCGCCGCTGGTGCTGAGTTCGGAGCGTCTCGCCGAGGAGCTTCGGGCCGAGCCGGTAATCCTCGAACAGCTCAAATCCATCGCCACCTGCCAGCTCGCGCTTTATTCCGTTGGCGGCATCGAGGCCGATAGCCACCTGGTGCGCTGCGGAGCGCTGACCGCCGCTGAAATGGCGGACATGGGCGAGGCGGGGGCGGCCGGCGTTATTGCGGGGCAGTTGATCGATGCCGAGGGGCAGCTGGTCGATTGCGATTACAACCGGCGCTGCATTTCCGCCGACCTCGACAGCATACGCGCGATCCCCAAACGTCTGATGGTGGTCGAAGAAGCCAACAAATTCGAGCCTCTGGTGGCCGCCATCAAGGGAAGACTGGTTTCGCACCTTGTGGTCACGACGTCGATGGCACAACGCCTGCTGTCGCGCTGGGAGGGCGCGCCAGCCTGA
- a CDS encoding DUF2087 domain-containing protein, which translates to MSAGPAAKQMERVARCFDAKGRLQRWPSKRSEQVLVLWVVWSQLPDDVQMSESEVSAMLRGWHDYEDFALLRRDLCDLDLLRRTPDGRIYRKIAQDMPEEARILAERVG; encoded by the coding sequence ATGAGCGCTGGGCCTGCTGCCAAACAGATGGAGCGGGTGGCAAGATGCTTTGACGCCAAGGGGCGGCTGCAGCGCTGGCCGTCCAAGCGCAGCGAGCAGGTGCTGGTGCTTTGGGTTGTGTGGTCGCAACTGCCCGACGATGTGCAGATGAGCGAAAGCGAGGTCAGCGCCATGTTGCGCGGCTGGCACGATTATGAGGACTTTGCGCTATTGCGGCGCGACCTCTGCGACCTTGATCTGCTGCGCCGCACGCCGGACGGCCGGATCTATCGCAAGATCGCTCAGGACATGCCTGAGGAAGCCCGGATCCTGGCGGAGCGGGTTGGCTAA
- a CDS encoding transporter substrate-binding domain-containing protein, with amino-acid sequence MAFALLTLATPAFAQLLPQHADPDAREILPANQVPAIRFLTTPDFPPFNFRDSNGELIGFNIDLARRICAEVDVACTIQAWPWDQAANALADSQGDALVAGLAMTPENGERFDFSSVYLALPGRFVTAADAIEGFSLPGLSDKRVAVRTGSAHAQFMTRYLPDVEQVGFDSELDALEAVKTGSVDAYFGDAMRAAFWLNDNLACCGFAGDAYFRPDLFGEGLTITVPAGNDPIRHAIDWALVRLEENGALDELYLRWFPVGFY; translated from the coding sequence ATGGCTTTCGCGCTCCTCACCCTCGCCACCCCCGCGTTTGCCCAGCTCCTGCCGCAACACGCCGACCCGGACGCGCGCGAGATCCTGCCGGCCAATCAGGTCCCGGCCATCCGCTTCCTCACCACGCCGGATTTTCCGCCCTTCAACTTTCGCGATAGCAACGGCGAGCTGATCGGCTTCAATATCGATCTCGCCCGCCGCATCTGTGCCGAGGTCGACGTGGCCTGCACCATTCAGGCCTGGCCCTGGGACCAGGCCGCCAATGCGCTGGCCGATAGCCAGGGCGATGCGCTGGTCGCCGGCCTTGCCATGACGCCGGAAAACGGCGAACGCTTCGACTTTTCCTCGGTCTATCTGGCCCTGCCAGGACGCTTCGTCACCGCGGCGGATGCCATCGAGGGCTTCTCGCTGCCCGGCTTGTCCGACAAGCGCGTAGCCGTCCGCACCGGCAGCGCCCATGCCCAATTCATGACCCGCTACCTGCCCGATGTCGAACAGGTGGGCTTCGACAGTGAGCTCGATGCCCTGGAAGCGGTCAAGACTGGAAGCGTCGACGCCTATTTCGGCGACGCCATGCGCGCCGCCTTCTGGCTCAACGACAATCTCGCCTGCTGTGGTTTTGCCGGCGACGCCTATTTCCGTCCCGACCTTTTCGGCGAAGGCCTGACCATCACCGTGCCAGCCGGCAACGACCCCATCCGCCACGCCATCGACTGGGCGCTAGTGCGCCTCGAGGAAAACGGCGCGCTGGACGAACTCTATCTGCGCTGGTTCCCGGTCGGATTCTACTGA
- a CDS encoding pseudoazurin — translation MLASTLTLSAAEYEVHMLNKGSDGQAMVFEPAFLQIEAGDTVKFIPTDKGHNAETIKDMFPEGGNEFKGKINEEFSVTFDVEGAYGYKCAPHFAMGMVGLIVVGDEPANLEDIANASGPAKVKEKFAELAAMVGQ, via the coding sequence ATGCTGGCCTCGACCCTCACGCTTTCTGCAGCCGAGTATGAAGTTCACATGCTCAACAAGGGCTCCGATGGCCAGGCAATGGTGTTCGAGCCGGCCTTCCTGCAGATCGAAGCTGGCGACACGGTCAAGTTCATCCCGACCGACAAGGGTCACAATGCCGAAACCATCAAGGACATGTTCCCTGAAGGCGGCAACGAGTTCAAGGGCAAGATCAACGAAGAGTTCAGCGTGACCTTCGACGTCGAAGGCGCCTACGGCTACAAGTGCGCTCCGCACTTCGCCATGGGCATGGTCGGTCTGATCGTGGTCGGCGACGAGCCGGCAAACCTTGAAGACATCGCCAATGCCAGTGGTCCGGCAAAGGTTAAGGAAAAGTTCGCCGAACTCGCCGCAATGGTTGGCCAGTAA
- a CDS encoding 2'-deoxycytidine 5'-triphosphate deaminase: MSETWPKGVFPARLIEKLRAGGAITARPFDADQVQPASLDLRLGNTAYRVRSSFLPGPSHSVAERIEALKLHEIDLTQGAVLERGCVYLVPLEERLDLPLDVSASANPKSSTGRLDVFTRVIGDRARGFDQLPAGYKGPLYLEISPRTFPVLVRSGSRLSQMRFRSGDSRLTVAEHQALHQSDTLVIGGEQPVDHGVALSIDLLGQGRDGLVGFRSKRHTAVVDVDKKDALDVLDFWDPLYSRGRSELILDPDEFYILVSLEAVHVPPSHAAEMVPFDPLVGEFRVHYAGFFDPGFGHSAAGGTGSRAVLEVRSREVPFLLGHGQIIGRLIYEKLAEAPDRLYGTAFGSNYQAQTLKLSKHFKVFGG, translated from the coding sequence ATGAGCGAGACTTGGCCCAAGGGCGTCTTTCCGGCGCGGTTGATCGAAAAGCTGCGGGCCGGGGGCGCGATCACGGCGCGGCCGTTCGATGCCGACCAGGTGCAGCCGGCGAGCCTCGACCTGCGGCTGGGCAACACGGCTTATCGCGTGCGCTCGAGTTTTTTGCCGGGACCATCGCATTCCGTCGCCGAGCGCATCGAGGCGCTAAAACTGCACGAGATCGACCTGACGCAGGGGGCGGTCTTGGAGCGCGGATGCGTCTACCTCGTACCGCTCGAAGAAAGGCTCGACCTTCCCCTCGATGTCAGTGCTTCCGCCAATCCAAAGAGTTCAACTGGCCGATTGGACGTTTTTACCCGCGTGATCGGCGATCGGGCGCGTGGCTTCGATCAGCTGCCGGCGGGCTATAAGGGTCCGCTTTATCTCGAAATCAGCCCGCGCACTTTTCCGGTCCTGGTGCGTAGCGGCTCGCGGCTGAGCCAAATGCGGTTCCGGTCGGGCGATAGCCGCTTGACCGTCGCCGAGCATCAGGCGCTGCATCAATCGGACACGCTGGTGATCGGCGGCGAGCAGCCGGTGGATCATGGCGTGGCGCTTTCGATCGACCTTCTCGGCCAGGGCCGCGACGGCCTTGTTGGCTTTCGTTCAAAGCGCCACACCGCCGTTGTCGACGTGGACAAAAAGGACGCGCTCGACGTTCTCGACTTCTGGGACCCGCTTTATTCCCGCGGCCGCAGCGAGCTGATCCTTGACCCGGATGAATTCTATATTCTCGTGAGCCTCGAGGCCGTGCATGTGCCGCCGAGCCACGCCGCCGAGATGGTGCCCTTCGATCCGCTCGTGGGGGAATTTCGCGTCCATTATGCCGGGTTCTTCGACCCCGGCTTCGGCCACTCCGCCGCTGGCGGCACCGGCAGCCGGGCCGTGCTCGAAGTGCGCAGCCGCGAAGTGCCGTTCCTCCTCGGCCATGGCCAGATCATCGGGCGGCTGATCTATGAAAAGCTCGCTGAAGCGCCGGACCGCCTTTATGGCACCGCTTTCGGCTCCAATTATCAGGCGCAGACGCTCAAGCTTTCGAAGCATTTCAAGGTGTTCGGCGGCTGA
- a CDS encoding tellurite resistance TerB family protein: MSTAAHDALIDLMIVAAMSDSAITEKELVRISALVDRLPVFEGFDRTRLEDVANACADRLNQMGLDAVVDAAIDALPVKLQDTAYAVAVEVTAVDLYLEQEELRFLELLRDKLTLDRLTTAAIEVAARARHRKLPA; the protein is encoded by the coding sequence ATGAGCACTGCTGCCCACGACGCCCTCATCGACCTGATGATCGTCGCCGCCATGTCCGACAGTGCCATCACGGAAAAGGAACTGGTGCGGATTTCGGCATTGGTCGACCGTCTGCCGGTGTTCGAGGGTTTCGATCGAACGCGGCTTGAAGACGTCGCCAATGCCTGTGCCGACCGGCTTAACCAGATGGGGCTCGATGCGGTCGTGGATGCTGCCATCGACGCACTGCCGGTCAAACTGCAGGACACCGCCTATGCCGTGGCGGTCGAGGTCACGGCGGTGGACCTTTATCTCGAGCAGGAAGAGCTCCGCTTCCTTGAACTGCTGCGCGACAAGCTGACGCTCGATCGCTTGACCACGGCGGCGATCGAAGTGGCAGCGCGGGCGCGGCATCGGAAGCTGCCGGCGTGA
- a CDS encoding sensor histidine kinase, with amino-acid sequence MLEGSLSAALLSHGEWFRKRPAIAYATAILAFAIALAVRFVLNDVLPAGFPYLTFFPAVLLTAFFCGTGPGVVVAILSILSAWYWFIPPFGGFALDTQSAIAVLFFVAILAADILIIHVMNVALRRLVAEQQRTTALLDQQKALFEELQHRTANNMAFISALLSMHKRRVRGTPDAVSAFEDASTRLDSMARIHRRLYDPTNIDLAIDAYLGDLLRDVFQSAGSPDIEIVVESSVARLGVNRLITLSLILSELATNAVKHAFPGGSGRFVVSLAQVGADYVLTTSDTGPGFPEGFDPAGSDRLGFRVLSSFARTLDGTLSFTNKDGAVTTLTFPAADPRATNTAA; translated from the coding sequence GTGCTTGAAGGAAGTCTGAGTGCGGCGCTCCTGAGCCATGGCGAGTGGTTCCGAAAGCGTCCAGCGATCGCCTATGCCACCGCCATTCTGGCCTTCGCCATCGCTCTTGCGGTGCGGTTCGTGCTCAACGACGTCCTGCCTGCGGGATTTCCATATCTCACCTTCTTCCCCGCCGTTCTCCTCACCGCCTTTTTCTGCGGCACCGGGCCGGGCGTCGTGGTCGCGATCCTTTCGATCCTCTCGGCTTGGTACTGGTTTATCCCGCCCTTTGGCGGTTTCGCGCTCGACACGCAGAGCGCCATCGCCGTCCTCTTCTTTGTCGCTATTCTGGCCGCCGATATTCTGATTATCCACGTCATGAACGTCGCGCTACGCCGCCTTGTGGCCGAACAACAGCGCACCACGGCCCTTCTCGATCAGCAAAAGGCTTTGTTCGAAGAACTCCAGCACCGCACCGCCAACAACATGGCCTTTATCAGCGCGCTGCTGTCGATGCACAAACGCCGCGTGCGCGGCACGCCCGATGCCGTCTCCGCCTTCGAGGATGCGTCGACGCGCCTCGACTCCATGGCGCGCATCCATCGTCGGCTTTATGACCCGACCAATATCGATCTTGCCATCGACGCCTATCTCGGCGACCTGCTGCGCGATGTCTTCCAGAGCGCCGGCAGCCCTGACATCGAAATCGTAGTTGAAAGCAGCGTCGCGCGTCTCGGCGTCAACCGGCTGATCACCCTGTCGCTGATCCTCAGCGAACTGGCCACCAACGCCGTCAAGCATGCTTTTCCGGGCGGCAGCGGGCGCTTTGTTGTCAGCCTCGCGCAAGTAGGCGCCGACTACGTCCTGACCACCTCCGATACTGGTCCGGGCTTCCCCGAAGGCTTCGATCCGGCGGGCAGCGACCGCCTCGGCTTCCGTGTCCTTTCGAGCTTTGCCCGAACACTCGACGGCACGCTGAGCTTCACCAACAAGGACGGCGCCGTCACCACGCTGACCTTCCCGGCCGCCGATCCGCGCGCCACGAATACTGCGGCGTAA
- a CDS encoding alpha/beta fold hydrolase, with the protein MALGAAFAGVTMPLIAIVRFLTTLVSLIILGVMIYLAWTWYDGEVVRRANGDILRVREYWRLYWAIGLAAFSFLGKIVLAPLLAGPDRGEPSKADRGQGQTIPGPNGSMLYVEELGLRSGPTLILTHGWSMDSTIWHYAKRDLGQRFRVIVWDLPGLGLSKGPVSLENFAASLGTVIEWSGAAKVVLAGHSIGGMTIQTLARDNPLLFSQRVAGAALFNTTYINPLKTMILPRFMQAIRWPILEPVFRLTILLQPLAWLSAWHSYLSGMTHVANRVGFGKYVTRSQLNHVSLLSTRNPPGEIAKGNLAMFRWDARGALAKVDVPVLLIAGEMDIVTKPVASDQIAAQTVRRAAVQRVEGANHMGMLECAAQYNAALAAFAMQVQPPTNPAI; encoded by the coding sequence GTGGCGCTGGGCGCCGCTTTTGCCGGAGTCACCATGCCGCTTATTGCCATTGTCCGCTTTCTGACCACGCTCGTGTCCCTCATCATCTTGGGCGTGATGATCTATCTCGCCTGGACCTGGTACGATGGGGAGGTGGTGCGCCGGGCCAACGGTGACATCCTCCGGGTGCGCGAATACTGGCGGCTTTACTGGGCCATCGGCCTTGCGGCCTTTTCGTTCCTCGGCAAGATCGTCCTGGCGCCCCTGCTTGCCGGCCCCGATCGCGGCGAACCCTCCAAAGCTGATCGCGGACAGGGCCAGACCATACCTGGTCCCAATGGGAGCATGCTCTACGTCGAGGAGCTGGGCCTGCGCTCCGGACCGACCCTGATCCTCACCCATGGCTGGTCGATGGACAGCACCATCTGGCACTATGCCAAGCGCGATCTGGGACAGCGCTTCCGGGTGATCGTTTGGGATCTGCCGGGGCTGGGTCTCTCCAAAGGACCCGTGAGCCTTGAAAACTTCGCCGCAAGCCTTGGCACTGTAATCGAATGGTCCGGGGCCGCAAAGGTAGTACTCGCCGGGCACAGCATTGGCGGCATGACCATCCAGACTTTGGCGCGCGACAATCCGCTGCTGTTCTCCCAGCGCGTCGCCGGGGCGGCGCTGTTCAACACCACCTATATCAACCCGCTCAAGACCATGATCCTGCCCCGCTTCATGCAGGCGATCCGCTGGCCCATTCTCGAGCCCGTGTTCCGGCTGACCATCCTCCTGCAGCCGCTGGCCTGGCTCAGCGCCTGGCACAGCTACCTCAGCGGCATGACCCATGTCGCTAACCGCGTCGGCTTTGGCAAATATGTAACCCGCAGCCAGCTCAACCACGTGTCTTTGCTGTCGACGCGCAATCCGCCGGGCGAGATCGCCAAGGGCAATTTGGCCATGTTCCGCTGGGATGCCAGGGGAGCGCTCGCCAAGGTCGATGTTCCCGTGCTGCTGATCGCGGGCGAAATGGACATCGTCACCAAACCGGTCGCCAGCGACCAGATCGCGGCACAGACTGTACGCCGCGCGGCCGTGCAGCGTGTGGAGGGCGCCAACCACATGGGCATGCTCGAATGTGCCGCTCAGTACAATGCGGCGCTCGCCGCCTTTGCCATGCAAGTGCAGCCGCCCACCAATCCTGCAATATGA
- the metZ gene encoding O-succinylhomoserine sulfhydrylase: protein MSKNDNPLRDPKTLSPATQLVHGGGKRTDFNETSEALFLNSGYSYPSSEHAELLFQGKLPGGHNYSRFANPTVDMFQDRMALLEGAEAARAFASGMAAVTNAVMSQVRAGDHIVAAQALFGGCRYVVEDYAPRFGVQSTLVDGRDPQNFARAMQPNTKLVFIETPTNPTLELVDIQAVADIAHAHGAKLIVDNVFSTALYQKPLQLGADLVTYSATKHIDGQGRVLGGIVLGSKALIEGDVHTFLRQTGATLSAFNAWVLLKGLETYALRVERMTDSAEKVAAAIADHPKVNRVIYPHHQSHPQYELAKRQMTRGSTLMAIDVKGGQDGAFALSDNLAVVLISNNLGDSKSLITHPRTTTHARLTEDVRLETGVTPGLVRLSVGLEDPDDLIADLMFGLDQV, encoded by the coding sequence ATGTCCAAGAACGACAATCCCCTGCGCGATCCCAAGACGCTGTCGCCGGCAACCCAGCTCGTCCATGGCGGCGGCAAGCGCACCGATTTCAACGAGACCAGCGAAGCGCTGTTTCTGAACTCGGGCTATTCCTATCCCAGCTCCGAACATGCCGAACTGCTGTTCCAGGGCAAGCTCCCCGGCGGCCACAACTATTCCCGCTTCGCCAACCCCACCGTCGACATGTTCCAGGACCGCATGGCGCTGCTGGAAGGCGCCGAAGCGGCCCGCGCTTTTGCCTCGGGCATGGCCGCTGTCACCAATGCGGTGATGAGCCAGGTCCGCGCCGGTGATCATATCGTTGCCGCGCAGGCGCTCTTCGGCGGCTGCCGCTATGTGGTGGAAGATTACGCCCCGCGCTTTGGCGTCCAGTCGACACTGGTCGACGGTCGCGATCCGCAAAACTTTGCCCGCGCCATGCAGCCCAACACCAAACTCGTCTTCATCGAGACGCCGACCAATCCGACGCTCGAACTCGTCGATATCCAGGCCGTCGCCGACATCGCCCACGCCCATGGTGCCAAGCTCATCGTCGACAACGTGTTTTCGACCGCGCTTTATCAAAAGCCGCTCCAGCTCGGCGCCGATCTCGTGACCTATTCGGCCACCAAGCATATCGACGGCCAGGGCAGGGTGCTCGGCGGCATTGTCTTGGGGTCCAAGGCCCTGATCGAAGGCGACGTCCATACCTTCCTGCGCCAGACCGGCGCGACGCTTTCCGCCTTCAATGCCTGGGTGCTGCTCAAGGGCCTCGAAACCTATGCACTGCGAGTGGAGCGCATGACTGACAGCGCCGAAAAAGTCGCGGCCGCGATCGCCGACCACCCCAAGGTCAACCGGGTCATTTATCCACATCACCAGAGCCATCCGCAATACGAACTGGCCAAGCGACAGATGACACGCGGCTCGACCCTAATGGCCATCGACGTCAAGGGCGGCCAGGATGGCGCCTTCGCGCTTTCGGACAACCTCGCCGTGGTGCTGATCTCCAATAATCTTGGCGACAGCAAATCGCTGATCACCCATCCGCGCACGACCACCCATGCCCGATTGACCGAAGACGTACGCCTTGAGACCGGAGTGACGCCAGGGCTGGTGCGGCTTTCAGTCGGGCTCGAGGATCCGGACGACCTGATTGCCGACCTGATGTTCGGGTTGGATCAGGTTTGA
- a CDS encoding lysine--tRNA ligase, whose protein sequence is MTLSVLSLPVPKGLVPVSPAALPPLDPSFFEPAQSARAWPFEEARKIVKRLEKSGKGEALFETGYGPSGLPHIGTFGEVARTTMVRTAFRLLTRDQIPTRLLCFSDDLDGMRKIPETVPSKEAMEPHLQKPLTAVPDPWTNEYPSFGDHNNAMLRRFLDTFGFDYEFASATEYYRSGKFDTVLRLAAERYDDIMAVMLPTLGAERQATYSPFLPISPISGRVLYVPMKEVDAKNGTVTFADEDGRDTTVPVTGGHVKLQWKPDFGMRWAALGVDFEMFGKDHQTNQTIYDRICAILGGTPPEHYVYELFLDSEGQKISKSKGNGLTIDEWLTYAPTESLGLYMFQKPRVAKRLHFDVIPRAVDEYASFVAAYERQDAAARLENPAFHVHYGNVPKIDMPVTFALLLNLATASNPETPEVMWGYISAYAPGVSAKTHPHLDALVGYAMRYFRDFVKKTYRAPDDVERQALEALSASFAELPADASNEDIQNAALDVARTFERYQDHTKKSPTGGPGVSGDFFQMLYQVLIGQERGPRFGSFAALYGIVNTRRLIADALAGKMVSA, encoded by the coding sequence ATGACGCTTTCCGTCCTCTCTCTGCCCGTCCCGAAAGGCCTAGTGCCCGTGTCGCCTGCCGCTTTGCCCCCGCTTGACCCTTCGTTTTTTGAGCCCGCGCAGTCTGCCCGCGCCTGGCCCTTCGAAGAAGCGCGCAAGATCGTCAAACGGCTCGAAAAGTCCGGCAAGGGCGAAGCGCTATTCGAAACCGGCTATGGCCCCTCGGGCCTGCCGCATATCGGCACATTCGGCGAAGTGGCGCGCACCACCATGGTGCGCACGGCTTTTCGTCTCCTGACCCGCGACCAGATCCCGACGCGGCTTTTGTGCTTTTCCGACGATCTCGACGGCATGCGCAAAATCCCGGAAACCGTTCCCTCCAAGGAGGCGATGGAGCCGCATCTGCAAAAGCCGCTGACCGCGGTACCTGACCCGTGGACCAACGAATATCCAAGCTTTGGCGATCACAACAACGCCATGCTGCGCCGCTTCCTAGACACCTTCGGCTTCGACTACGAATTCGCCAGCGCTACCGAGTACTACCGGTCCGGCAAGTTCGACACCGTGCTGCGGCTTGCTGCCGAGCGCTATGACGACATCATGGCCGTGATGCTGCCGACCCTGGGCGCCGAACGGCAGGCGACCTATTCGCCCTTCCTGCCCATTTCCCCGATTTCCGGCCGCGTCCTTTATGTGCCGATGAAGGAAGTCGATGCCAAGAACGGCACCGTGACCTTTGCCGACGAAGATGGCCGCGACACCACCGTGCCGGTCACCGGTGGTCATGTAAAACTGCAGTGGAAGCCAGACTTCGGCATGCGCTGGGCCGCGCTCGGCGTCGATTTCGAGATGTTCGGCAAGGATCACCAGACCAACCAGACGATCTACGACCGGATCTGCGCCATTCTCGGCGGCACCCCGCCCGAGCATTACGTCTACGAGTTGTTCCTCGACAGCGAAGGCCAGAAGATCTCGAAATCCAAGGGCAATGGCCTCACCATCGACGAATGGCTGACCTATGCGCCGACCGAGAGCCTGGGCCTCTACATGTTCCAGAAGCCGCGCGTCGCGAAGCGCCTCCACTTCGACGTCATCCCGCGCGCCGTCGACGAATATGCCAGCTTCGTCGCCGCCTATGAGCGCCAGGATGCTGCTGCACGCCTCGAAAACCCGGCCTTCCATGTTCATTACGGCAATGTGCCCAAGATCGACATGCCGGTCACCTTCGCGCTGCTGCTTAACCTTGCGACGGCGTCCAACCCGGAAACGCCCGAAGTCATGTGGGGCTATATTTCGGCCTATGCGCCCGGCGTTTCGGCCAAGACCCATCCGCATCTCGATGCGCTGGTCGGCTACGCCATGCGCTACTTCCGCGATTTCGTGAAAAAGACCTATCGCGCTCCCGACGATGTCGAGCGCCAGGCGCTGGAAGCGCTTTCCGCCAGCTTTGCGGAACTGCCGGCCGACGCCAGCAACGAAGACATCCAGAACGCTGCGCTTGATGTCGCGCGCACTTTCGAGCGCTATCAAGACCACACCAAGAAGAGCCCGACGGGCGGCCCGGGCGTGTCCGGCGACTTCTTCCAGATGCTTTATCAGGTGCTGATCGGCCAGGAACGCGGCCCGCGCTTTGGTTCTTTCGCCGCGCTTTATGGTATCGTCAATACGCGCCGGCTAATCGCCGACGCGCTGGCAGGCAAGATGGTGTCGGCCTGA